From one Chryseobacterium sp. 3008163 genomic stretch:
- a CDS encoding RHS repeat-associated core domain-containing protein, which translates to MKKLFNGLETDYLDGFQYKFTYTWEAPSGTITNHGMKLRIIPTSEGYYDSLLNIYVYNYTDHLGNVRISYADSDHNGNIRAKDMMIKHCTDMGNGNQACYDEFMPGEIVSNNTYYPFGLLHNYSGTTENAYQNKYNGKELQETGMYDYGARMYMSDIGRWGVVDPLAESSRRFTPYHYGNNNPVRFTDPDGRQSWDNLTTYNPGSAVASFMNRNGFGDDYMPMVFRDDAGMMMTSALGNDGQGGGGLTATNGSIRALRNYFDRNGINSNSIDFLFANYKRGTVSWWTDSEGAQYGQFNTLKLSGNWYGPGGQANWLFGAGAALSGVKGTLNSERMYGEGIRRGLSGNYVLTGRNLSQFRTAPMTSATVPISNVGRWAGIAGKASFGFGVAMDGVGVYNYYNNPTSKNIVHPAKAGLNTAMGAYGLTGAGTIPAILYFGVDAFYPENQNGHTGWEAYGEDYDDLQRSNAAIVPGFITAPYGSQKF; encoded by the coding sequence GTGAAGAAGCTCTTTAATGGTTTAGAAACAGATTATCTGGACGGTTTTCAGTATAAATTTACTTACACCTGGGAAGCTCCTTCGGGAACGATTACGAATCACGGGATGAAATTAAGAATCATTCCTACTTCAGAAGGTTATTATGATTCGTTACTTAATATCTATGTATATAATTATACGGATCATTTAGGCAATGTGCGTATAAGCTATGCAGATTCTGATCATAACGGAAATATACGAGCAAAGGATATGATGATTAAACATTGTACGGACATGGGAAATGGTAATCAGGCATGTTATGACGAGTTTATGCCGGGAGAGATTGTATCTAATAATACCTATTACCCTTTTGGTTTACTGCATAATTACAGCGGTACTACAGAGAATGCTTATCAGAACAAGTACAACGGAAAAGAGCTGCAAGAGACCGGAATGTATGACTATGGAGCAAGGATGTATATGTCGGATATTGGTAGATGGGGAGTTGTAGATCCACTGGCAGAATCATCGAGAAGATTTACACCTTATCATTACGGAAATAATAATCCTGTGAGGTTTACTGATCCTGATGGAAGACAATCCTGGGATAATCTTACGACCTATAACCCTGGAAGTGCAGTAGCTTCTTTTATGAATAGAAATGGGTTTGGTGATGATTATATGCCGATGGTATTCAGAGATGATGCCGGAATGATGATGACTTCTGCTCTTGGAAATGATGGTCAAGGCGGTGGTGGATTAACAGCTACAAATGGCAGTATTCGTGCATTAAGGAATTATTTTGATAGAAACGGAATTAACAGTAATTCTATTGATTTTCTTTTTGCCAATTATAAGAGGGGAACTGTAAGCTGGTGGACAGATTCTGAGGGTGCGCAATATGGGCAATTTAATACTTTAAAACTTTCAGGAAATTGGTATGGACCTGGAGGGCAAGCCAACTGGCTATTTGGAGCTGGAGCAGCATTATCTGGTGTAAAAGGTACATTAAATTCTGAAAGAATGTATGGAGAAGGTATTAGAAGAGGACTATCAGGAAACTACGTTTTAACAGGTAGAAACCTTAGCCAATTTAGAACTGCACCGATGACTAGTGCTACAGTACCTATTTCTAATGTTGGAAGATGGGCGGGTATTGCAGGAAAAGCAAGTTTTGGATTTGGTGTTGCAATGGATGGTGTTGGTGTTTATAATTATTATAATAATCCAACCTCTAAAAATATCGTTCATCCAGCAAAAGCGGGGTTAAATACAGCAATGGGAGCTTATGGTTTAACAGGAGCCGGTACTATACCTGCTATTTTATATTTTGGAGTTGATGCTTTTTATCCTGAAAATCAGAATGGGCATACAGGATGGGAAGCTTATGGAGAAGATTATGACGATTTACAAAGATCTAACGCAGCCATTGTTCCTGGATTTATAACAGCGCCTTATGGTTCTCAAAAATTTTAA
- a CDS encoding RHS repeat-associated core domain-containing protein has translation MKKLFNGLETDYLDGFQYKFTHTWEAPSGTMASDEMKLRIIPTSEGYFDALRNTYFYNYTDHLGNVRLSYSDRDGNNEVTGDIVVNNCVDTPDGQFCNNYIISGEAEGVTNYYPFGMIHNNEYNNFDNAYQNKYNGKELQETGMYDYGARFYMPDIGRWGVVDPLAEMTPHLSSYHYGNNNPVRFTDPDGRQSWDNLTTYNPGSAVASFMNRNGFGDDYMPLVFRDDAGMMMTSAIGDDGQGGGAGLTATNGSIRSLMNYFNKNGINNDSVDFLFANYKRGTVSWWTDSDGAQYGQFNALKLSQGLSDNWYGLAGKGNWFYGTGAVLTGFAGIVQSQSMYTQGYRRGLSGNYQLTGRNLSQFGKMPMTSATAPISKLARGAKIAGHFSFGLGVITDVGGIMTGKVSFGKAILNTGFGVAGNWGGSIGASLSTVYFGVDNFYNGGWPQLFDDGNMVQGKLDEGFNQAGPYRINVFGAHEPK, from the coding sequence GTGAAGAAGCTCTTTAACGGTTTAGAAACAGATTATCTGGACGGTTTTCAGTATAAATTTACCCATACATGGGAAGCTCCTTCTGGAACGATGGCCAGTGATGAGATGAAACTGAGAATCATCCCGACATCAGAAGGATATTTTGATGCTTTGAGGAATACTTATTTTTACAATTATACCGATCATTTAGGGAATGTAAGATTAAGTTACAGCGACAGAGATGGTAATAATGAAGTGACGGGTGATATTGTGGTTAACAATTGTGTCGATACTCCCGACGGACAGTTTTGCAATAATTATATTATCTCGGGCGAAGCAGAAGGGGTTACCAACTACTACCCTTTTGGAATGATCCACAATAATGAGTACAATAATTTCGACAATGCATACCAAAACAAATACAATGGGAAGGAGCTGCAGGAGACAGGAATGTATGACTACGGCGCAAGGTTCTATATGCCCGATATTGGAAGATGGGGAGTCGTTGATCCGCTGGCGGAAATGACACCGCATTTATCTTCTTATCATTATGGCAATAATAATCCTGTGAGATTTACTGATCCGGATGGAAGACAATCCTGGGATAATCTTACGACCTATAACCCTGGAAGCGCAGTAGCTTCTTTTATGAATAGAAATGGGTTTGGTGATGATTATATGCCGTTGGTATTCAGAGATGATGCCGGAATGATGATGACTTCTGCCATTGGAGATGATGGACAAGGCGGGGGCGCTGGATTAACAGCGACAAATGGTAGCATTCGTTCATTAATGAATTATTTTAATAAAAACGGAATTAATAATGATTCTGTTGATTTTCTATTTGCCAATTATAAAAGAGGAACTGTAAGCTGGTGGACAGATTCTGATGGTGCGCAATATGGGCAATTTAATGCTTTAAAACTTTCGCAAGGATTATCTGATAATTGGTATGGACTAGCTGGAAAAGGTAACTGGTTCTATGGAACAGGCGCAGTTCTAACGGGTTTTGCAGGGATTGTACAATCTCAATCGATGTATACACAAGGATATAGAAGAGGATTATCTGGAAATTATCAATTAACAGGCAGAAACCTTAGCCAGTTTGGTAAAATGCCGATGACAAGTGCAACTGCACCAATTTCTAAACTCGCAAGAGGTGCAAAAATAGCAGGGCATTTTTCTTTTGGCTTAGGTGTTATAACTGATGTGGGAGGGATAATGACAGGTAAAGTTTCATTCGGAAAAGCTATTTTAAATACAGGGTTTGGAGTCGCAGGAAACTGGGGAGGATCAATTGGGGCTTCTCTTAGTACAGTTTATTTCGGAGTAGATAATTTTTACAATGGAGGCTGGCCGCAACTTTTTGATGATGGTAATATGGTTCAGGGAAAACTTGATGAAGGATTTAATCAGGCAGGACCCTATAGAATTAATGTTTTTGGAGCTCATGAACCCAAATAA
- a CDS encoding enoyl-CoA hydratase gives MLTSENIFKLIKKERNSLGNIEEYKIKISHSNNFKRENLIGVYKIRQYTATREGNNKLSQQINTLIVGLENYSKEQLRFVSILGQKYYGTFYLSEDWDKVIGYLESEVGEEGNIIN, from the coding sequence ATGTTAACATCAGAAAATATTTTTAAATTAATTAAAAAAGAAAGAAATTCTCTAGGCAATATTGAAGAATATAAAATTAAAATAAGTCATAGTAATAATTTTAAAAGGGAAAACTTAATAGGAGTGTATAAGATTAGACAATATACCGCTACAAGGGAGGGTAACAATAAATTATCACAACAAATAAACACTCTAATAGTAGGCTTGGAAAATTATTCTAAAGAACAACTAAGATTTGTAAGTATATTAGGTCAAAAATACTATGGAACATTTTATCTAAGTGAAGATTGGGATAAAGTTATCGGGTATTTAGAAAGTGAAGTTGGTGAGGAAGGAAATATTATAAATTAA
- a CDS encoding RHS repeat-associated core domain-containing protein, giving the protein MADNKKTLANCEITYQYKYNGKELQESGMYDYGARFYMPDIGRWGVVDELAEKSTRFSTYTYALDNPIMFVDPDGREAERCCSWNDVKGFGRGLWSGTKGLATGLVQSNTASVMINAKKEWTKVYNAYEKGGAKAAGNQYVNSLYETSGAKALVQTAKGVAKGDMESIGSAVALGGAAILTHKIAGSKGTANMSELTNSVKSTAAEMHASKKAPAAVVGAELNGQTSIGVSGAPPSIVAPQLEGVVNELGGLGTRTASGNPVGCCAEFNAGNNLLLNNPSAIPSQINFTDAIRPRTGKVVPMCDNCKTTFGK; this is encoded by the coding sequence GTGGCAGATAATAAAAAAACCCTCGCAAATTGCGAGATTACTTATCAGTATAAGTACAACGGAAAGGAGCTGCAAGAGTCTGGTATGTATGATTACGGCGCAAGATTTTATATGCCCGATATTGGACGATGGGGTGTGGTGGACGAACTCGCAGAAAAATCAACAAGATTTTCTACTTATACGTATGCTCTTGATAATCCGATCATGTTTGTTGATCCTGATGGTAGAGAAGCGGAAAGATGCTGTAGTTGGAATGACGTTAAGGGTTTTGGTAGAGGACTGTGGAGCGGAACTAAAGGTTTAGCAACAGGTTTGGTTCAATCCAATACAGCTTCAGTAATGATTAATGCTAAAAAAGAATGGACTAAGGTTTATAATGCATATGAAAAAGGAGGAGCAAAAGCTGCAGGCAATCAATATGTAAATTCTTTGTATGAAACAAGTGGTGCGAAAGCTTTAGTACAAACAGCTAAAGGCGTAGCAAAAGGAGATATGGAATCTATCGGGTCTGCTGTTGCTCTTGGTGGTGCAGCAATATTAACCCATAAAATTGCAGGCTCAAAAGGAACTGCGAATATGAGTGAGCTAACAAACTCTGTCAAAAGCACTGCAGCTGAAATGCACGCTTCTAAAAAGGCGCCTGCAGCTGTAGTTGGGGCAGAATTGAATGGACAAACATCTATTGGTGTAAGTGGAGCTCCACCGTCTATTGTTGCGCCACAATTAGAAGGAGTAGTAAATGAATTAGGAGGCCTTGGAACAAGAACAGCTTCTGGGAATCCAGTTGGATGTTGTGCTGAATTTAATGCCGGAAATAATTTATTATTGAACAATCCTTCAGCTATTCCATCACAAATTAATTTTACTGATGCAATAAGACCAAGAACAGGCAAGGTTGTTCCAATGTGTGATAATTGTAAAACAACTTTTGGAAAATAA
- a CDS encoding IS1 family transposase, with amino-acid sequence MTEDHSSCIRVSDTGICKNCYSKNIIKNGTTKTKKQQYICKSCNKRFIEFYSYKAYYKNINSQIIQLTKEGLGIRSTARVLNISTTTLLRRITKIADNINQPTICKYQSYELDEMRFFIRKKSNPQWLVYAIDKKSKATIYNFIPLSF; translated from the coding sequence ATGACTGAAGATCATTCCTCATGTATCAGAGTTAGTGATACAGGAATTTGCAAAAATTGTTATTCAAAAAACATTATTAAAAACGGAACTACAAAAACTAAAAAACAACAATACATTTGTAAGAGCTGCAATAAAAGATTTATAGAGTTTTATAGTTATAAGGCTTATTATAAGAATATCAATTCACAAATAATTCAACTGACAAAAGAAGGTTTAGGAATCAGAAGTACAGCCAGAGTTTTAAACATTTCTACCACAACTTTACTTAGAAGAATTACTAAGATTGCAGATAATATAAATCAACCTACCATTTGTAAGTATCAATCTTATGAGCTCGATGAAATGAGATTTTTCATCAGAAAAAAATCAAACCCGCAATGGTTGGTTTATGCTATTGATAAAAAAAGTAAGGCGACTATATACAATTTTATACCATTGTCCTTCTGA
- the rpmB gene encoding 50S ribosomal protein L28, whose translation MSRICQITGKRAMVGNNVSHANNKTKRRFEINLLEKKFYLPEQDKHVTLKVSAHGLRIINKIGIEEAIERGIREGLIKKN comes from the coding sequence ATGTCAAGAATTTGCCAGATAACAGGAAAGCGTGCAATGGTTGGTAACAACGTTTCCCACGCTAATAACAAAACGAAGCGTCGTTTTGAAATTAACTTATTGGAAAAGAAATTTTACCTTCCAGAGCAAGACAAGCACGTTACGCTAAAAGTTTCAGCTCATGGATTGAGAATCATTAACAAGATTGGAATCGAAGAAGCTATCGAAAGAGGCATCAGAGAAGGATTGATTAAAAAGAACTAA
- the rpmG gene encoding 50S ribosomal protein L33: MAKKGNRVQVILECTEHKESGMPGMSRYISTKNKKNTTERLELKKYNPVLKRSTLHKEIK; encoded by the coding sequence ATGGCAAAAAAAGGAAATAGAGTTCAAGTAATTCTTGAATGTACAGAGCACAAAGAAAGTGGTATGCCAGGAATGTCTAGATACATTTCTACAAAAAATAAAAAGAACACTACAGAAAGATTGGAATTGAAAAAATACAATCCTGTTCTTAAGAGATCTACCCTTCACAAAGAAATCAAGTAA
- a CDS encoding DUF4295 family protein, whose amino-acid sequence MAKKVVATLQSGQSKKMTKVVKMVKSSKSEAYVFEEKVMNADEVDAYLKK is encoded by the coding sequence ATGGCAAAGAAAGTAGTAGCAACCCTACAAAGCGGACAGTCAAAAAAAATGACTAAAGTTGTGAAAATGGTGAAGTCTTCTAAATCAGAAGCTTACGTTTTCGAAGAAAAAGTAATGAATGCAGACGAAGTTGATGCTTATTTGAAAAAATAA
- a CDS encoding GlsB/YeaQ/YmgE family stress response membrane protein produces the protein MGFITWIIFGLIAGALAKLIMPGKQGGGWLITIILGIVGAFVGGLIGVYILHWGDIGTFWDFRSWALAIGGAILVLWLYGMATKK, from the coding sequence ATGGGATTCATTACATGGATTATTTTCGGTCTGATAGCAGGAGCACTTGCTAAATTGATTATGCCAGGCAAACAAGGTGGCGGATGGCTTATTACGATTATTTTAGGTATCGTAGGCGCATTCGTTGGGGGCCTTATCGGCGTTTATATTTTACATTGGGGAGACATTGGAACTTTTTGGGATTTCAGAAGCTGGGCATTAGCTATTGGTGGTGCAATCCTTGTTCTTTGGCTTTACGGAATGGCTACTAAGAAATAA
- the sppA gene encoding signal peptide peptidase SppA, translated as MKSFFKNVLANIVAIMILCAVFFFFFIIMIAFGSMSNEQSVSVKKNSVLTINLKTDIIDSPTEEQQSIFNMNKKNTSVLIYDALEAVRKAKDDDNIKGISIEVDNLNAGITQIDDLRAAIQDFKKSGKFVYAYGNTVSQSSYYLGSVADQYYLNPSGGIELKGLATEVTFFKDFAEKYGIGIEVIRHGKFKSAVEPFLRNDISPENKEQLSTLLNDIWDNTSSKIAASRKMDVSQFKTVVDSLYGMIPDLSLQHKLADKLIQKAEYDDIIKGKLSLKGDDKLNKISLTKYIDSYSDKDKSGEKIAILYASGSINNGDEYSDIYSEKYIKYIKELQDDDKIKAVVLRINSPGGSANASDEILFELQQLKKKKPLIVSFGDYAASGGYYIAMAADKIYSEPNTLTGSIGVFGVMPYFKDLANRNGVRSDIVATNANSAYYSSLNGLTPYGVNLMTRSVEGTYKRFVHFVTQNRKKSFEDIDAVGGGRVWSGTRAKQIGLVDELGSLEDAVKFAAQKANLKSYNVSSYPKRMTAFEQIFSDLNEDDISARVIKNKIGKANYEILEQITDKKLKSEVKMEMPYQIKID; from the coding sequence ATGAAGAGTTTCTTTAAAAATGTATTGGCAAATATAGTAGCAATTATGATACTATGTGCTGTGTTTTTCTTCTTTTTTATCATCATGATTGCCTTTGGATCGATGAGTAACGAGCAATCTGTGAGTGTAAAAAAGAATTCTGTTTTAACGATTAATCTTAAAACAGATATCATAGACAGTCCTACAGAAGAGCAGCAAAGTATTTTCAATATGAACAAAAAAAATACAAGCGTCCTTATATATGATGCATTGGAAGCGGTAAGAAAAGCGAAAGATGATGATAATATTAAAGGTATTAGTATAGAGGTTGATAATTTGAATGCAGGAATTACACAAATTGATGATCTGAGAGCTGCTATTCAGGATTTTAAAAAGAGTGGAAAATTTGTATATGCTTACGGTAATACAGTTTCACAGTCTTCTTATTATTTAGGGTCGGTTGCTGATCAGTATTATTTGAATCCATCTGGTGGAATTGAGCTTAAAGGTCTTGCTACTGAAGTAACATTCTTTAAAGATTTTGCTGAAAAATATGGAATCGGAATTGAAGTAATCCGTCACGGAAAATTCAAGTCTGCGGTTGAACCATTCTTAAGAAATGATATTTCACCCGAAAACAAAGAGCAACTGAGTACGCTTCTTAATGATATTTGGGATAATACTTCTTCCAAAATTGCAGCTTCAAGAAAAATGGATGTAAGCCAATTCAAAACTGTTGTCGATAGTTTATACGGAATGATTCCTGACTTAAGCTTGCAACATAAATTGGCCGACAAACTAATTCAGAAGGCTGAGTATGATGATATCATTAAAGGAAAATTAAGCTTAAAAGGAGATGATAAATTAAATAAGATCTCTTTAACAAAATATATCGATTCTTACTCTGATAAAGATAAATCAGGAGAAAAAATTGCAATATTATACGCATCTGGTTCTATCAATAATGGTGATGAATACAGTGATATTTATTCTGAAAAATATATTAAATACATTAAAGAACTTCAGGATGACGACAAAATCAAAGCAGTTGTTTTGAGAATTAATTCTCCTGGTGGAAGTGCAAATGCTTCAGACGAAATTTTATTTGAACTTCAACAATTAAAAAAGAAAAAGCCACTGATTGTGTCTTTCGGAGACTATGCGGCTTCGGGCGGATATTATATTGCAATGGCAGCTGATAAAATCTATTCAGAACCTAATACGCTTACAGGATCAATTGGGGTGTTTGGAGTGATGCCTTACTTTAAAGATTTGGCCAACAGAAACGGTGTGCGTTCTGATATTGTTGCAACCAATGCCAATTCTGCATATTATTCTTCATTAAACGGATTGACGCCTTACGGAGTAAACCTGATGACCAGAAGTGTAGAAGGAACTTACAAGAGATTTGTGCATTTTGTAACTCAAAACAGAAAAAAATCTTTTGAAGATATCGATGCAGTAGGAGGTGGTAGAGTGTGGAGTGGTACTCGTGCAAAGCAAATAGGGTTAGTGGACGAATTGGGAAGTTTGGAAGATGCTGTGAAATTTGCAGCACAAAAAGCAAATTTGAAATCATACAACGTTTCTTCTTATCCTAAAAGGATGACCGCATTTGAGCAGATTTTTTCAGATTTAAATGAAGATGACATCTCTGCAAGAGTAATTAAAAATAAAATTGGTAAAGCAAACTATGAAATTTTAGAGCAGATTACAGATAAGAAACTTAAGTCTGAGGTGAAAATGGAAATGCCTTATCAAATTAAAATAGACTAA
- the folK gene encoding 2-amino-4-hydroxy-6-hydroxymethyldihydropteridine diphosphokinase yields MSQHKVVLLLGSNIGDKKNNLDTALERLKEVGDILQNSEYLTSEAVEFVSSNNFCNIATIIFTHFSPIQLLNKIKKIEIEMGRLNDSKISGGYTDRIIDIDIIKYNELKFTSERLEIPHKKHLFEREFSKILLKKFI; encoded by the coding sequence ATGTCGCAACATAAGGTCGTTTTGTTACTGGGAAGTAACATTGGTGATAAAAAAAATAATCTAGATACTGCTTTAGAAAGGCTAAAAGAGGTAGGTGATATATTACAAAATAGTGAATATTTAACATCCGAGGCTGTAGAGTTTGTTAGTTCCAATAATTTTTGTAATATTGCAACAATAATATTTACTCATTTTTCACCAATTCAATTACTTAATAAGATAAAGAAAATTGAAATTGAAATGGGGAGACTTAATGATTCGAAAATATCAGGAGGCTACACAGATAGAATTATCGATATTGACATCATTAAATATAATGAGTTAAAATTCACTTCAGAAAGGTTAGAAATCCCTCATAAGAAACATCTTTTTGAAAGGGAATTTTCTAAAATATTATTAAAAAAATTTATTTAA
- a CDS encoding OmpA family protein: MKLGLLLLATLPIATYAQDSIAVNTTDQYPNTFSSGSANIQKFDNKARKFNDWSVSIGGGPAFMTFADVTSFYDGKVNWGWNGYASINKQISHTFGLSLLYSMGKTNQQAKLPNNPAAGVGTAWTEFNQVSLLGDVNLSNLLRRVDNHSPYRWALHGYLGAGFMGYKTELIDSDASRWSTSPPRIPIAIDQKLGIESFFVQAGLGLKYNVSKLIDIEARMMYINSGDEEFDGGGEGRALETPTGDRINYNLINDSYSDAMMTFNLGLSFKLGKHQTHLSWHDPLQEIYYRTHVLENTSNELVVCEKGDNDNDGVCDDWDRELNTPAGARVDGSGVALDLDLDGVIDLYDKCVTVAGPADNNGCPK, from the coding sequence ATGAAATTAGGTTTACTACTATTGGCCACATTGCCCATTGCTACTTATGCTCAAGACAGTATCGCGGTTAATACCACAGACCAGTATCCCAATACTTTCTCTTCTGGTTCTGCGAATATTCAAAAATTTGACAATAAAGCAAGAAAGTTCAACGATTGGTCTGTATCAATCGGTGGAGGTCCTGCATTTATGACATTTGCAGACGTTACATCTTTTTATGATGGAAAAGTAAATTGGGGATGGAATGGATATGCAAGTATCAATAAACAGATCTCGCATACTTTTGGTCTTAGTTTGTTATACTCAATGGGTAAAACAAACCAACAAGCTAAATTACCAAACAATCCTGCTGCAGGAGTTGGTACTGCTTGGACTGAATTTAATCAGGTTTCCCTTTTAGGAGATGTTAACTTATCTAATTTATTAAGAAGAGTTGACAATCATTCTCCTTATAGATGGGCTCTTCATGGATATTTGGGAGCTGGTTTCATGGGATATAAAACTGAATTGATAGACAGCGATGCTTCCAGATGGAGCACTAGCCCACCAAGAATTCCAATTGCAATTGATCAGAAATTAGGAATTGAATCATTTTTCGTACAAGCTGGTCTTGGTTTGAAATATAATGTTTCTAAACTAATTGACATCGAAGCGAGAATGATGTACATCAACAGTGGAGATGAAGAATTCGATGGCGGTGGAGAAGGTAGAGCGCTTGAAACACCAACTGGTGACAGAATCAATTATAACTTGATTAATGATTCTTATTCAGATGCTATGATGACATTTAATTTAGGTTTATCATTTAAATTAGGTAAGCATCAAACTCATTTATCGTGGCATGATCCTTTACAAGAAATATATTACAGAACTCATGTGTTAGAAAACACTTCAAATGAACTTGTAGTATGTGAAAAAGGTGATAATGACAACGACGGTGTTTGTGATGACTGGGACAGAGAATTGAATACACCTGCCGGAGCGAGAGTTGACGGTTCTGGTGTTGCATTAGATTTAGATCTTGATGGTGTAATCGACTTATACGATAAGTGTGTTACAGTAGCAGGACCTGCTGATAATAATGGTTGTCCTAAATAA
- a CDS encoding OmpA family protein, producing the protein MKLSLAIVAFAFAVPTVAFAQDSIAVVSNEGYPNTFSSGSANVSPFTQKSKRFNDWAISFGAGVPLVQAADLTSIKNGNGKNLFGYSAYVSIDKAITHAFGLNLQYDRGETRQGWFNTKDSAPAGSTYQQVGARTQYDAISILGDINFSNLLRRVDNKSTFRWALHGYAGVGTLAYRAYQKDLSGQRLMTEVKPFKFGSFFGQAGAGLKFKVNRRLDLETRLMYVYTGDDEFDGGGAQYSTINKREDQISDNFFNATVGLSLKLGKHESHLMWHDPLQEIYYKLDVLADKNQDIEVCKKGDADNDGVCDDWDRQLDTPAGARVDGAGVALDADLDGVIDLHDKCVTVPGPVENDGCPLTPTEVPGKVVVEEREMTGIEFDLNSDRILPSNTPILNNAVSYINSSNGAYTVIGATDTRATDAYNQKLSERRANSVKNYLIKNGVDSSKINAVGRGEKDLKYPECDPATKCPEWKNRANRRVYFEAK; encoded by the coding sequence ATGAAATTAAGTTTAGCAATTGTTGCATTTGCGTTTGCAGTCCCTACTGTAGCGTTTGCACAAGATTCAATAGCGGTAGTTTCAAATGAAGGATATCCAAATACATTCTCATCTGGGTCTGCTAATGTATCCCCATTTACCCAAAAATCTAAAAGATTCAATGATTGGGCTATCTCATTTGGTGCAGGTGTACCATTAGTACAGGCTGCAGATTTAACATCGATAAAAAATGGTAACGGAAAAAACCTTTTTGGTTATTCTGCTTATGTAAGTATTGACAAAGCGATTACTCATGCTTTTGGTCTTAATTTACAGTATGATAGAGGTGAAACAAGACAAGGTTGGTTCAATACTAAAGATTCTGCTCCTGCAGGTTCAACATATCAGCAAGTAGGTGCCAGAACTCAATACGATGCAATCTCAATATTGGGAGATATTAATTTCTCAAATCTTTTAAGAAGAGTTGATAACAAATCTACTTTCAGATGGGCATTACACGGTTATGCTGGTGTTGGTACATTAGCATACAGAGCTTATCAAAAAGATTTATCTGGTCAGAGATTAATGACAGAGGTTAAGCCTTTTAAATTTGGTTCATTCTTCGGTCAAGCCGGTGCAGGACTTAAATTTAAAGTAAACAGAAGATTAGATCTTGAAACAAGATTGATGTATGTTTACACAGGTGATGATGAATTCGACGGTGGAGGTGCACAGTACAGCACTATCAACAAAAGAGAAGATCAGATCTCAGACAACTTCTTCAATGCTACTGTAGGTTTATCTTTAAAATTAGGAAAACACGAATCTCACTTAATGTGGCATGACCCATTGCAAGAGATTTATTATAAATTAGATGTGTTGGCTGATAAAAACCAAGATATCGAAGTTTGTAAGAAAGGTGATGCAGATAACGACGGAGTTTGTGACGATTGGGACAGACAACTTGATACTCCTGCCGGTGCAAGAGTAGATGGTGCAGGTGTTGCTCTTGATGCAGATTTAGATGGTGTTATTGATCTTCACGATAAGTGTGTTACAGTACCTGGACCTGTTGAAAACGACGGATGTCCTCTTACTCCTACAGAAGTACCAGGAAAAGTAGTTGTAGAAGAAAGAGAAATGACCGGAATTGAGTTTGATTTAAATTCTGACAGAATTTTACCTTCAAACACACCAATCCTTAACAATGCTGTTAGCTATATCAATTCTTCTAACGGTGCTTATACTGTAATTGGAGCAACTGATACAAGAGCTACTGATGCTTATAACCAAAAGTTATCTGAAAGAAGAGCAAACAGTGTGAAAAACTATTTGATTAAAAATGGTGTAGATTCTTCTAAGATCAACGCTGTAGGTAGAGGTGAAAAAGACCTTAAATACCCTGAGTGTGATCCTGCTACTAAATGTCCTGAATGGAAAAACAGAGCAAACAGAAGAGTTTATTTCGAAGCTAAATAA